Proteins encoded within one genomic window of Acinetobacter sp. YWS30-1:
- a CDS encoding insulinase family protein yields the protein MTVDVTETISQTVHPAFQLVRQQHVEALDILVSEYKHKVTGATHYHLATNHDENVFLVAFRTQPMDSKGEAHILEHTALCGSEKFPVRDPFFLMIRRSLNTFMNAFTAADWTAYPFATQNDKDFQNLLEVYMDAAFAANLNPLDFAQEGIRIELENGEPVYKGVVFNEMKGAMSSPSDQLYHTLAHHLFPDTTYHYNSGGDPKDIPNLTYEELVNFYKTHYHPSNAVFMTFGNKSAAELQEQFENLALSKFGKGETLYSTPETRLTAPLNVTETYAVDGEDLKDKTYHVLSWLLPEASDIKLRLGLRLVEGILLEDSASPLRHYLETCGYAQSTGPFMGVDDSNFEMTFYCAVQGSNPEHAEEFKNGVFKVLEDVASKPVDQQAVDAILHQIELHQREINGDGTPYGLSLILSGLSSAIHHRDPVEVWDVDSAIASVKEELQDPMWLSNLIKEHLLDNPHRVQLTLVPDATKSAKEVEEEKARLAEICKALTEEQKAEINAQTEALNIRQDTPDDLNLLPKVGLEDVPAELQIVQGQLREIICNRVDTPLNLYHAGTNGIYYQQVLVKIPDEVVQSPYFNLLSILMGEVGAGEYDYLQFQQLQTAVSGGLGMGASLRSKVDDKNKISAWLTLTTKSLASHLDAIRLLKIGFEQLRFDEKGRIIELLQQRKTRWQSRISGSGHSYAMQVASRQHSALALRDYHNTGLGALNWLINLVNQAEKDTAAYDAMIEELKRIHTVLLQAPKQFLLVCEEQQSERLIEEIQNVWDKLEVNTAPAELTQVEKVNHSNDEAWLIQTNVQFCAAAYPAVEVSHPDAAALMVLAGYLRNGYLHSAIREKGGAYGGGASYDGNACSFRFYSYRDPRLAETFQDFDASIQWLLNAPQQPHQLEEAILGLIASMDKPGSPAGEAITACYAYLHQRTPAFRKQLRERLLHVTLDDLKRVAQTYLVEQQASKAVVAPFAKRETLEQLGFTIQQVQ from the coding sequence ATGACTGTAGATGTCACTGAAACCATTTCTCAAACTGTACATCCTGCGTTTCAGTTGGTACGTCAACAACATGTTGAAGCTTTAGACATTTTAGTGTCTGAATATAAGCATAAAGTGACTGGCGCCACCCATTATCATCTGGCGACCAATCATGATGAAAATGTTTTTCTTGTTGCGTTTCGCACTCAGCCAATGGATTCGAAAGGTGAAGCGCACATTCTGGAACATACTGCACTGTGCGGCTCAGAAAAATTCCCGGTACGTGATCCGTTCTTCTTGATGATTCGCCGTTCGCTTAATACTTTTATGAATGCCTTTACAGCGGCAGACTGGACGGCTTATCCATTCGCAACTCAAAATGATAAAGACTTCCAGAACTTATTAGAAGTTTATATGGATGCGGCCTTTGCTGCGAACCTGAATCCGCTGGATTTTGCTCAGGAAGGTATCCGTATTGAGCTGGAAAATGGCGAGCCAGTGTATAAAGGCGTGGTATTTAATGAAATGAAAGGGGCAATGAGTTCACCTTCAGATCAACTTTATCATACTTTGGCGCATCACTTATTCCCGGACACTACCTATCACTACAACTCAGGCGGCGATCCTAAAGATATTCCAAACCTGACTTATGAAGAGTTGGTGAATTTCTATAAAACGCATTATCATCCAAGTAATGCAGTATTTATGACCTTTGGTAATAAATCTGCTGCTGAGTTACAGGAACAGTTTGAAAATCTGGCACTGTCTAAATTTGGAAAAGGTGAAACACTTTATTCAACGCCAGAAACCCGTTTAACTGCGCCACTCAATGTAACAGAAACCTATGCAGTTGATGGGGAAGATCTGAAGGACAAGACTTATCACGTATTGTCATGGTTATTGCCAGAAGCGAGTGATATCAAGTTACGTTTAGGCTTGCGTCTCGTAGAAGGGATTTTGCTGGAAGATTCAGCATCTCCCTTACGTCATTACTTGGAAACCTGTGGTTATGCACAGTCAACTGGCCCATTCATGGGCGTAGATGATTCCAACTTTGAAATGACCTTCTACTGCGCGGTTCAAGGTTCAAACCCGGAACATGCTGAAGAATTCAAAAACGGAGTTTTCAAAGTTCTGGAAGATGTTGCCTCTAAACCTGTTGATCAACAGGCAGTAGATGCGATCCTGCATCAGATCGAATTGCATCAGCGTGAAATCAATGGTGATGGTACACCGTATGGCCTAAGCCTGATCTTGAGCGGTTTAAGCAGTGCAATTCACCATCGTGATCCGGTTGAAGTCTGGGATGTGGATTCTGCGATTGCTTCAGTAAAAGAAGAGTTGCAAGATCCAATGTGGCTGTCGAATCTGATTAAAGAGCATCTACTGGATAATCCGCACCGTGTTCAACTGACTCTGGTTCCGGATGCAACTAAATCTGCCAAAGAAGTGGAAGAAGAAAAAGCACGTCTGGCTGAAATTTGTAAAGCTTTAACTGAAGAGCAAAAAGCAGAGATCAATGCTCAAACTGAAGCGTTAAATATCCGCCAAGATACTCCAGATGATTTGAATCTGTTACCTAAGGTGGGTCTGGAAGATGTGCCTGCGGAATTGCAGATTGTTCAAGGCCAGTTGCGTGAGATTATCTGTAACCGCGTAGATACGCCGTTGAATCTTTATCATGCAGGTACCAATGGGATTTATTACCAACAGGTATTGGTGAAAATTCCAGATGAAGTGGTGCAATCACCGTATTTCAACCTGTTGTCTATTTTAATGGGTGAAGTTGGTGCGGGTGAATATGATTACCTGCAATTCCAGCAACTGCAAACAGCAGTCAGTGGTGGTCTGGGCATGGGCGCTTCATTGCGTTCTAAAGTGGATGACAAGAACAAGATCAGTGCGTGGTTAACTTTAACGACTAAATCTTTGGCTAGCCATCTGGATGCGATCCGTCTGTTAAAAATCGGTTTCGAGCAACTTCGCTTTGATGAAAAAGGCCGTATTATTGAGTTATTACAACAGCGTAAAACTCGTTGGCAGTCGCGTATTTCCGGTTCTGGTCATAGCTATGCGATGCAAGTGGCATCACGTCAGCATAGCGCTCTAGCCTTGCGTGATTATCATAATACCGGTCTGGGTGCTTTGAACTGGCTGATTAACTTGGTCAATCAGGCTGAAAAAGATACAGCAGCTTATGATGCCATGATTGAGGAATTAAAACGCATTCATACAGTCTTGCTACAAGCACCAAAACAATTCCTGTTGGTGTGTGAAGAACAGCAGTCTGAGCGTCTGATTGAAGAAATTCAAAACGTGTGGGACAAACTGGAAGTGAATACTGCACCTGCAGAATTGACTCAGGTTGAAAAAGTTAATCATAGCAATGATGAAGCCTGGTTGATTCAGACTAATGTGCAGTTCTGTGCAGCAGCTTATCCTGCGGTAGAAGTTTCACATCCTGATGCTGCTGCTTTGATGGTATTGGCAGGCTACTTGCGTAATGGTTATCTGCATAGCGCAATCCGTGAAAAAGGCGGTGCTTATGGTGGTGGCGCAAGCTATGACGGAAATGCATGTTCTTTCCGCTTCTATAGTTATCGCGATCCACGCTTAGCAGAGACTTTCCAGGACTTTGATGCAAGTATCCAATGGTTGCTTAACGCACCTCAACAACCGCATCAGCTGGAAGAAGCCATCTTGGGTTTAATTGCCAGTATGGACAAACCGGGGTCACCAGCAGGTGAAGCGATTACTGCCTGTTATGCCTACCTGCATCAACGTACGCCAGCATTCCGTAAACAGCTTCGGGAACGTTTGTTGCATGTCACTCTAGATGATTTGAAACGTGTCGCACAGACTTATCTGGTTGAACAGCAAGCTTCAAAAGCGGTGGTTGCGCCATTTGCCAAACGAGAAACTTTAGAACAACTCGGCTTTACAATTCAGCAAGTTCAATAA
- a CDS encoding phospholipase A: MALNSIKRSTLQLGVLLGCVVGTQVNAEDKTVASSPMPATAEACSAVETNSERLACYDAVFKIPADSKPDIVSERRAAIEIAPEPDNLKAKIEQTVSNIYASEGSKLTPTLSLLDSRWELSPESKLGTWNIRSYQPIYLMPGFWTSKKNEFPQSENPNNTVEEDQNLTSIEGKFQLSLKTKAVENILGDNGDLWLGYTQSSRWQVYNSEESRPFRETNYEPEASLIFRTNYDLFGLNWRMLGLTLNHQSNGRSDPLSRSWNRVMLNLGFEKDNFAMMLRPWYRIEEDRADDNNPEIKNYIGRGDLTAFYRHNAHDFSLMLRHTLKGGDDNRGAVQFDWSFPISGRLRGQFQLFDGYGESLIDYNHRATYVGLGVSLMNWY; this comes from the coding sequence ATGGCGCTTAATTCTATTAAGCGCTCAACTTTGCAGCTGGGCGTTTTGCTTGGCTGTGTAGTTGGGACGCAAGTTAATGCGGAAGATAAAACTGTAGCGAGTAGTCCGATGCCGGCAACGGCGGAGGCTTGCTCTGCGGTTGAAACCAATTCAGAACGCTTGGCCTGTTATGATGCGGTATTTAAAATACCGGCCGATAGTAAGCCAGATATTGTTTCTGAACGGCGTGCAGCCATAGAAATTGCGCCCGAACCTGATAACCTCAAAGCAAAAATTGAACAAACCGTTTCCAATATCTATGCTTCAGAAGGATCAAAGCTGACTCCGACTTTATCCTTGCTGGATAGTCGTTGGGAATTGTCGCCGGAAAGTAAACTGGGTACCTGGAATATCCGTTCTTATCAGCCGATTTATCTGATGCCAGGATTCTGGACTTCCAAGAAAAACGAGTTTCCGCAAAGTGAAAACCCAAATAACACGGTTGAAGAAGACCAGAATTTGACCTCGATTGAGGGGAAATTCCAGTTATCTTTAAAAACCAAGGCGGTTGAAAATATTCTGGGTGACAATGGTGATCTCTGGCTGGGCTATACCCAGTCTTCACGCTGGCAGGTATATAACTCGGAAGAGTCCCGACCATTTCGTGAAACCAATTATGAGCCTGAAGCCAGCCTGATCTTCCGTACCAATTATGATCTGTTTGGTTTGAACTGGCGTATGCTGGGACTAACCCTGAATCATCAATCTAATGGCCGTTCCGATCCATTATCTCGTAGCTGGAACCGGGTAATGCTGAATCTCGGTTTCGAAAAAGACAACTTCGCCATGATGCTGCGCCCTTGGTATCGTATCGAAGAAGATCGTGCAGATGACAATAATCCCGAGATTAAAAACTATATCGGGCGTGGGGATTTAACTGCATTTTATCGTCATAATGCCCACGATTTTTCCCTGATGTTGCGTCATACGCTAAAAGGTGGGGATGATAACCGTGGTGCGGTACAGTTTGACTGGTCATTTCCGATCAGTGGGCGTCTACGCGGCCAATTCCAGCTCTTTGATGGTTATGGTGAAAGTCTGATTGATTATAATCACCGTGCGACCTATGTGGGCTTGGGTGTATCCTTAATGAATTGGTACTAA